The DNA segment AGGGCTCTCGGATAAACGTGAGCATAACGAAACACAGTCTCGATCCGAACTTCCTTTACCTGCGCGGCTACCACGTCAAAGGGGATCGCTTTTCCCGGCATACCGATCAGCGCCAGGCATCCTCCCGGACGCAGCGCCTCCACCCCCTGCGATAGGGCGTTGGGGACTCCCACCGCATCGAATACGATATCGGCGCCCCAGCCGGCCGTCGCCTCGAGCACCGTCTCCGTCAAGGACTGGCTGGACACGTTTACCGGCACGACCGATCCTAATTTTGCCGCAATCTCGAGTTTTGCATCTTGTATATCGGAAATGAATACACGACTGCATCCTCCCGCGAGAGCAGAGAGCGCCGTCAACATCCCAATCGGTCCGGCTCCGAGCACCACTGCCACATCGCCAGGCTTAATCCTCGCCTTGTTCGCTGCGTGCATGCCGACAGCTAAAGGTTCGACCATCGCTCCTTCGGCGAAGGAAACCGGATCGGGAAGCTTGAAGGTGAAAGCTTCGGGATGGACGACTGAGTCCCGCAAGCATCCGTGCACCGGCGGGGTCGCCCAAAAACGAACGTCGGGATCAAGGTTGTACATGCCGAGACGAGTTGCCCGCCCCTCGAGATTGGGGATCCCGGGCTCCATGCAAACGCGATCTCCCACTTTCAGCGAACGCACGTCCTTTCCCACTTCCGCAACGACCCCAGCTGCCTCGTGTCCAAGCACCATCGGTTCCTCGACGACAAAGGGTCCAATCGATCCGTGTTGGTAGTAGTGGACATCGCTGCCGCAAATACCGACGACTCTGATATCGACACGCACATCGCGAGGACCGAGGTACTCTTCGATTTCAATTTCCCGCAAGGCGAGCTGTCCTACCTTTTCAAGTACAAGCACGTTCATAAAATGGATAGCTTAAGGTTTGAGTGTTACGGATACGGTAGCCGGCACCGCAGCGCCTAGCTCCAGCGAACGGGCGCCCGGGGACGAAGACCCAATGTGGATCCGGTATTCGCCCGGCACGAATTGCTTTTCCCCTTCAGCGTCGAACAGTCCGAACTGCTCAGCAGACAAATCGAAACGAATTTCCTTCGATCTTCCTTCCAAGACCTCAATCTTTTCGAATGCGAGCAATTGAGCCCGCGGCGCATCCGGCCAATCCTGCGGGGGAACCATGTAGCACTGAACCGTTTCCAAAGATGGGCGTTCGGAGGAGTTGCGAACCGTAACGACCAACCTCAGTAGATCCGATCGCCCCAGGTGAGTTCTGTCTGCATTCACGGATACATACTCGACCTTACCGTAACCAAGGCCGAAGCCAAACGGATAGAGGGGCTCCGCTGTCGCGAACTTGTACGTCCGCCCTCGCATCGAATAGTCTTCGAAAGGCGGCAGATCCTCGGTGCAGCGCGGAACGCTGACAGGCAGTCGCCCCGATGGCGCGACATCCCCAAACAAAACGTCCGCGACCGCGCGACCTCCTTCGCATCCGGGATACCAACAGAGCAAGACTGCGTCGGCCAAATCATGGGCCTCCGGCGCCGCAATCGCCCCACCTCCCGTCAAAACCAAGACCAGCTTTCGGCAGTAGGGACGAAGCTGTCTCAAAAACTCCCGTTGCACTGCAGGTAGCTCGATCGTATCGCGATCCCCCCCACTCGCAGACGCGACCGTGTCCCCTTCCTCCCCCTCCAAGGTATGATCAAGCCCCATCACGGCGATGACGTAGTCCGAGTTGTTGGCAGCTTCGAAGGTGTAGTTGACTCCTGGAGACTGCTCGCTCAGCAACGGGCAACCGGGGCGGTACTTAACAGCCGTGTTGGGCGGCAATGCTTCAAGGATGCCTTCCACGATCGTGCTCAAGCTCCCGGAAATTCCATGGTAGTTCCCCAACAAGGCGCCGATGCTCGCAGCAGTTGGCCCTACCACCAGCGCACGTTCCGGAGAGCGGGACAACGGCAGAGCGTCATTTTCGTTCTTGAGCAAGACAATCGATTCAGACGCCGCACGACGCGCCAAAGCCCGATGCTCAGGCGATTCAACCACTTCGAGCGGTGGAACATCGCGCGGCACCGCATCCAGAAGACCAAGCTTCAGCTTCGTCCTGAGCAAGCGACGCACCGAACGGTCGACCTCATGCTCGCTCAGCAAGCCGCGTTCGACCGCGTCCAAGGCGCTTCCATAGGTGCTTCCGCAGTTCAAGTCGCAGCCTTTCCCAATTGCGAGGGCCGCCGATTCGGCAGGAGCCTTGGTCACGCCATGATACAAATGGAAATCGTCGATCGCGCCACAGTCACTGACGTAGTGCCCGTCGAAGCCCCAACGGCCGCGCAGCACCTCCTCCATCAAGAACGAGCTCGCGCAGCACGCTTCGCCGAGGGTTCGGTTGTAAGCGCCCATCACCGACTCCACTCCGACTCCGACCAAGGCCTCGAAGGCTGGCAAGTAGGTTTCCCAAAGGTCCTTGGCCTCCGGCCGAGCGTCGAATTCGTGTCGCTTCGATTCGGGGCCGCTATGTACCGCGAAGTGCTTGGCGCAAGCCGCCGTTCGCAAGCGTTCCTTTTCTTCCCCCTGCAAGCCCTTTACCATCTCGCTGGCGAGCGAAGCGGTCAGGTAGGGGTCCTCGCCAAACGTTTCCTGCCCGCGGCCCCAACGCGGATCGCGAAAGATGTTAATGTTCGGCGTCCAAAACGTGAGCCCCCGGTACTGTCCTCGCCAGCCGCGCCGGGCCGCGTCGAAATGCTTAGCCCGGGCTTCCAAGGCAGTCGCTTCTGCCACCCGGCGCAGCAATCCCCGATTCCAGGTGGCTGCCATTCCGATCACTTGCGGAAAAACGGTCGCCCGCCCTGCTCGCCCGACTCCATGGCAAGCCTCGTTCCACCAATTGTAAGCAGGTATGCCGAGACGATTTATGGCAGGATTGCTGTGCAGCATTTGCCCGAGCTTTTCCTCCAGCGTCAGTAGCCCCATCAACGCTTCGAGGCGCTCCTCCAGGGGAACCTCCGGGTCCTTGAACTTCCAGTCGCTAGACTCGTTCGTCAAAGTTCCTGCATCGCGCGAGCCTTGGTGCATGTCGGGGAATATTTTTTGGGAAACAAGGGGTGAAGCGGCGCCGATTGCCCGCCACAAGAAGCTCCCAGAAAAGCCAAGTCCACACAACGGCCTCGAATTTCTAACTTTAGAAATCGACCTCGGAGGGGATTGCGAGGAAGTTGGTATCCATGGATAGAGGCCGTGTGACCCTGCAACAAATCGCTGATCGAGACGGAACCCATGTCACCACCGTTTCGCTGGCCTTGCGCAACAGTCCTAAGCTGAACGACGCCACTCGAGCTCGTATCCAAAAGCTGGCCGACGAAATGGGCTACGTGCCCGATCCCGCCCTAAATGCCTTGGTCGCCTACCGACGGGGAAGCAAGGCGAAGCCCAACAGCGAAACCTTGGCCTACATAACCAACTGGACCAGCCGCCTCGGCTGGCAGGAGCATCCCGCCCATGCCCAATTTTTCGAGGGAGCGACTGCCACCGCTGAAAGCATGGGATATCGCCTCGAGCACTTTTGGCTCAGCGAGCCTCACCTCTCCCATCAGCGTCTCAGCAA comes from the Pelagicoccus enzymogenes genome and includes:
- a CDS encoding glycoside hydrolase family 3 C-terminal domain-containing protein, giving the protein MHQGSRDAGTLTNESSDWKFKDPEVPLEERLEALMGLLTLEEKLGQMLHSNPAINRLGIPAYNWWNEACHGVGRAGRATVFPQVIGMAATWNRGLLRRVAEATALEARAKHFDAARRGWRGQYRGLTFWTPNINIFRDPRWGRGQETFGEDPYLTASLASEMVKGLQGEEKERLRTAACAKHFAVHSGPESKRHEFDARPEAKDLWETYLPAFEALVGVGVESVMGAYNRTLGEACCASSFLMEEVLRGRWGFDGHYVSDCGAIDDFHLYHGVTKAPAESAALAIGKGCDLNCGSTYGSALDAVERGLLSEHEVDRSVRRLLRTKLKLGLLDAVPRDVPPLEVVESPEHRALARRAASESIVLLKNENDALPLSRSPERALVVGPTAASIGALLGNYHGISGSLSTIVEGILEALPPNTAVKYRPGCPLLSEQSPGVNYTFEAANNSDYVIAVMGLDHTLEGEEGDTVASASGGDRDTIELPAVQREFLRQLRPYCRKLVLVLTGGGAIAAPEAHDLADAVLLCWYPGCEGGRAVADVLFGDVAPSGRLPVSVPRCTEDLPPFEDYSMRGRTYKFATAEPLYPFGFGLGYGKVEYVSVNADRTHLGRSDLLRLVVTVRNSSERPSLETVQCYMVPPQDWPDAPRAQLLAFEKIEVLEGRSKEIRFDLSAEQFGLFDAEGEKQFVPGEYRIHIGSSSPGARSLELGAAVPATVSVTLKP
- a CDS encoding NAD(P)-dependent alcohol dehydrogenase, with the protein product MNVLVLEKVGQLALREIEIEEYLGPRDVRVDIRVVGICGSDVHYYQHGSIGPFVVEEPMVLGHEAAGVVAEVGKDVRSLKVGDRVCMEPGIPNLEGRATRLGMYNLDPDVRFWATPPVHGCLRDSVVHPEAFTFKLPDPVSFAEGAMVEPLAVGMHAANKARIKPGDVAVVLGAGPIGMLTALSALAGGCSRVFISDIQDAKLEIAAKLGSVVPVNVSSQSLTETVLEATAGWGADIVFDAVGVPNALSQGVEALRPGGCLALIGMPGKAIPFDVVAAQVKEVRIETVFRYAHVYPRALELLGSGAIEVAPLITDRYPFSEAVEAFDYACKPEPRSVKVQIEL